The following coding sequences are from one Marinoscillum sp. 108 window:
- a CDS encoding ABC transporter ATP-binding protein, translating into MEKEKTISGNILDLQILRRLFVFAKPYQKQFYLVVFLTIALAVLTPLRPWIIQYTIDNDVAIGNYNGLVFWVIVLIVLLVAQAIVQYFHTYMSGWLGQYIIKDIRVKLFNHLQNLRLRFFDKTPIGRLVTRSVSDIETLSEVFSTGIAGIIADILQLLVILVFMFALSWQLTLVSLALLPILLFATYVFKEKVKVSFNEVRTAVSNLNAFVQEHITGMNIVQIFNAEKRELEKFKEINREHRKANIKGVFYYATYFPVAEIIQAGGIGLIVWYGAGSVIQEQLTLGVLIAFIMYIQMFFRPIRMIADRFNTLQMGIVASNRILDLMDSKEYIEDNGSHHPEDIEGTVKFENVWFAYNDEDWVLKDINFEVQKGEALALVGATGAGKSSVINLLTRFYEINKGTIAIDETNIREFELGNLRNHIAVVLQDVFLFSDTIYNNITLRNPDITLEKVKEAAELVGAKSFIERLPGGFDYNVMERGATLSVGQRQLISFVRAMVYDPKIIVLDEATSSVDTETEELIQEAIQKLMKGRTSIVIAHRLSTIQNADKILVLDKGEIVEEGTHETLLELDGFYTQLHQMQYKEVVS; encoded by the coding sequence TTGGAGAAAGAAAAGACGATTAGTGGGAATATATTGGATTTGCAGATATTGAGGAGACTCTTTGTCTTCGCAAAACCCTATCAAAAGCAATTTTATCTGGTGGTGTTTCTCACCATTGCCTTGGCGGTGCTCACACCTTTACGCCCGTGGATCATCCAGTATACCATAGATAATGACGTGGCAATCGGAAACTACAACGGCCTGGTATTTTGGGTCATTGTACTGATTGTGCTACTCGTTGCGCAGGCCATTGTGCAGTACTTCCACACCTATATGTCTGGATGGCTGGGGCAGTACATTATCAAGGATATACGGGTTAAACTTTTCAACCACCTCCAAAACCTTCGTCTCCGTTTTTTTGATAAAACGCCCATCGGCCGACTGGTCACCAGAAGTGTAAGTGATATAGAAACCCTCTCAGAAGTATTCAGTACGGGTATTGCAGGCATCATTGCCGACATCCTCCAGCTGCTCGTCATCCTGGTGTTTATGTTTGCTCTGAGCTGGCAACTCACGCTCGTCAGCCTGGCCCTATTGCCGATCCTCCTCTTTGCCACTTATGTTTTCAAGGAAAAGGTGAAGGTATCTTTCAATGAAGTGCGAACTGCCGTTTCCAACCTTAACGCTTTTGTGCAGGAGCACATTACCGGGATGAACATTGTGCAGATTTTCAATGCGGAGAAGAGAGAGCTGGAAAAATTCAAAGAAATCAACCGCGAGCACCGCAAAGCCAATATCAAAGGGGTCTTTTATTATGCCACCTATTTCCCGGTGGCAGAAATCATTCAGGCCGGAGGTATCGGACTCATCGTGTGGTACGGGGCGGGCAGTGTCATCCAGGAGCAACTGACCCTCGGGGTACTCATTGCCTTCATCATGTACATTCAGATGTTTTTCAGACCCATCCGAATGATTGCGGATCGGTTCAATACCCTGCAGATGGGGATAGTGGCCTCCAACAGGATTCTGGATCTCATGGATAGCAAGGAGTACATAGAAGATAATGGAAGCCACCACCCGGAAGACATAGAAGGCACCGTGAAATTTGAAAATGTCTGGTTTGCCTACAACGATGAAGACTGGGTCTTGAAAGACATCAATTTTGAGGTGCAAAAAGGCGAGGCTTTGGCCCTGGTGGGAGCTACAGGCGCGGGTAAGTCATCGGTGATCAATCTACTCACCCGGTTTTATGAGATCAACAAAGGAACGATCGCCATTGATGAGACCAATATCCGTGAGTTTGAACTGGGAAATCTCAGAAATCACATTGCGGTGGTGCTGCAGGATGTGTTCCTGTTTTCTGACACCATCTACAATAACATCACCCTGCGCAATCCTGACATCACCCTGGAAAAGGTGAAAGAAGCGGCTGAGCTGGTGGGCGCCAAGTCATTCATCGAACGCCTTCCGGGTGGATTTGACTACAATGTCATGGAACGTGGCGCCACCCTTTCGGTAGGCCAGCGACAATTAATTTCATTTGTACGCGCCATGGTATATGATCCGAAAATCATCGTGCTGGATGAAGCTACCAGCTCTGTGGATACAGAGACCGAAGAGCTCATCCAGGAGGCCATACAGAAGCTCATGAAAGGCCGGACGTCCATCGTGATAGCCCACAGGCTCTCTACCATCCAAAACGCCGATAAAATCCTGGTGCTGGATAAAGGAGAGATTGTAGAAGAAGGAACCCACGAAACTCTGCTTGAATTAGACGGCTTTTATACGCAACTTCACCAAATGCAGTACAAAGAAGTAGTATCATGA